In Nasonia vitripennis strain AsymCx chromosome 2, Nvit_psr_1.1, whole genome shotgun sequence, a genomic segment contains:
- the LOC100120449 gene encoding lysophosphatidylserine lipase ABHD12 isoform X6, with amino-acid sequence MKVSICIYIFLFGLLPLVFRYSYQVQKKILFLNFVHWPVGVDITKPETVGMKGTRNFYLTTDENVKIGAWQILPQSLMNQTIPDNEEAYEALLKNASRPVFLYMHGNSGNRASSHRVELYQLFQRLDFHVICFDYRSYGDSDNVDLSEMGVVHDSKFVLEWLIKIVNNSAPIFVWGHSLGTGVSSHVLAILASNGINPAGLFLESPFNNLADEITEHPFAQVFKHLPWFHWIIVQPLYDNELRFESDKHIGKIQCPVMILHAEDDNVVPFSLGEKLFIAAKALHVDDMQRIQMTRINASYGLGHKYICRYKDLPRIIENFVTQSTAGEKI; translated from the exons ATGAAAGTATCAATCTGCATTTACATTTTCCTATTTGGATTACTCCCTCTTGTTTTTCGATACTCATATCAAGTACAAAAAAAGATACTTTTTCTGAATTTTG TACACTGGCCTGTAGGAGTTGATATTACAAAGCCTGAAACTGTGGGAATGAAAGGAACAAGAAATTTTTATCTTACTActgatgaaaatgttaaaattgGTGCTTG GCAAATATTGCCACAGTCTTTGATGAACCAGACCATTCCAGACAATGAAGAAGCTTACGAAGCATTATTGAAAAATGCCAGCAGGCCAGTATTTTTGTATATGCATGGGAATAGTGGCAACAGAGCGAGCAGTCATAGGGTGGAGCTTTATCAATTATTTCAAAGACTTGATTTTCATGTGATCTGTTTTGATTACCGAA GTTATGGAGATAGTGATAATGTTGACTTATCTGAAATGGGAGTTGTTCATGACAGCAAGTTTGTACTTGAATGGCtgattaaaattgtaaataattcaGCTCCAATTTTTGTCTGGGGTCATTCGCTTGGTACTGG AGTTTCATCTCACGTTCTTGCTATACTTGCGAGTAATGGAATAAACCCAGCAGGGCTATTTTTAGAATCTCCATTTAACAATCTTGCTGATGAAATAACAGAGCATCCATTTGCTCAG gtatTCAAACACTTACCATGGTTTCATTGGATCATTGTGCAGCCTCTTTATGACAATGAACTGAGGTTTGAATCTGACAAGCATATTGGGAAAATTCAATGTCCTGTTATGATTTTACATGCTGAAGATGATAATGTTGTTCCATTTTCATTAGGAGAAAAG CTTTTTATTGCTGCGAAAGCGTTACATGTAGATGATATGCAACGAATACAAATGACCAGAATAAACGCCTCGTATGGACTTGGACATAAATACATATGCCGGTACAAAGATTTACCGAGAATAATTGA AAATTTTGTAACACAATCTACAGCTGGAGAAAAGATATGA
- the LOC100120449 gene encoding lysophosphatidylserine lipase ABHD12 isoform X3, with amino-acid sequence MRYYLLKKRVIKRFLLWTMKVSICIYIFLFGLLPLVFRYSYQVQKKILFLNFVHWPVGVDITKPETVGMKGTRNFYLTTDENVKIGAWQILPQSLMNQTIPDNEEAYEALLKNASRPVFLYMHGNSGNRASSHRVELYQLFQRLDFHVICFDYRSYGDSDNVDLSEMGVVHDSKFVLEWLIKIVNNSAPIFVWGHSLGTGVSSHVLAILASNGINPAGLFLESPFNNLADEITEHPFAQVFKHLPWFHWIIVQPLYDNELRFESDKHIGKIQCPVMILHAEDDNVVPFSLGEKLFIAAKALHVDDMQRIQMTRINASYGLGHKYICRYKDLPRIIENFVTQSTAGEKI; translated from the exons ATTTCTGCTATGGACCATGAAAGTATCAATCTGCATTTACATTTTCCTATTTGGATTACTCCCTCTTGTTTTTCGATACTCATATCAAGTACAAAAAAAGATACTTTTTCTGAATTTTG TACACTGGCCTGTAGGAGTTGATATTACAAAGCCTGAAACTGTGGGAATGAAAGGAACAAGAAATTTTTATCTTACTActgatgaaaatgttaaaattgGTGCTTG GCAAATATTGCCACAGTCTTTGATGAACCAGACCATTCCAGACAATGAAGAAGCTTACGAAGCATTATTGAAAAATGCCAGCAGGCCAGTATTTTTGTATATGCATGGGAATAGTGGCAACAGAGCGAGCAGTCATAGGGTGGAGCTTTATCAATTATTTCAAAGACTTGATTTTCATGTGATCTGTTTTGATTACCGAA GTTATGGAGATAGTGATAATGTTGACTTATCTGAAATGGGAGTTGTTCATGACAGCAAGTTTGTACTTGAATGGCtgattaaaattgtaaataattcaGCTCCAATTTTTGTCTGGGGTCATTCGCTTGGTACTGG AGTTTCATCTCACGTTCTTGCTATACTTGCGAGTAATGGAATAAACCCAGCAGGGCTATTTTTAGAATCTCCATTTAACAATCTTGCTGATGAAATAACAGAGCATCCATTTGCTCAG gtatTCAAACACTTACCATGGTTTCATTGGATCATTGTGCAGCCTCTTTATGACAATGAACTGAGGTTTGAATCTGACAAGCATATTGGGAAAATTCAATGTCCTGTTATGATTTTACATGCTGAAGATGATAATGTTGTTCCATTTTCATTAGGAGAAAAG CTTTTTATTGCTGCGAAAGCGTTACATGTAGATGATATGCAACGAATACAAATGACCAGAATAAACGCCTCGTATGGACTTGGACATAAATACATATGCCGGTACAAAGATTTACCGAGAATAATTGA AAATTTTGTAACACAATCTACAGCTGGAGAAAAGATATGA
- the LOC100120449 gene encoding lysophosphatidylserine lipase ABHD12 isoform X4 yields the protein MRVNRGVLFLLWTMKVSICIYIFLFGLLPLVFRYSYQVQKKILFLNFVHWPVGVDITKPETVGMKGTRNFYLTTDENVKIGAWQILPQSLMNQTIPDNEEAYEALLKNASRPVFLYMHGNSGNRASSHRVELYQLFQRLDFHVICFDYRSYGDSDNVDLSEMGVVHDSKFVLEWLIKIVNNSAPIFVWGHSLGTGVSSHVLAILASNGINPAGLFLESPFNNLADEITEHPFAQVFKHLPWFHWIIVQPLYDNELRFESDKHIGKIQCPVMILHAEDDNVVPFSLGEKLFIAAKALHVDDMQRIQMTRINASYGLGHKYICRYKDLPRIIENFVTQSTAGEKI from the exons ATTTCTGCTATGGACCATGAAAGTATCAATCTGCATTTACATTTTCCTATTTGGATTACTCCCTCTTGTTTTTCGATACTCATATCAAGTACAAAAAAAGATACTTTTTCTGAATTTTG TACACTGGCCTGTAGGAGTTGATATTACAAAGCCTGAAACTGTGGGAATGAAAGGAACAAGAAATTTTTATCTTACTActgatgaaaatgttaaaattgGTGCTTG GCAAATATTGCCACAGTCTTTGATGAACCAGACCATTCCAGACAATGAAGAAGCTTACGAAGCATTATTGAAAAATGCCAGCAGGCCAGTATTTTTGTATATGCATGGGAATAGTGGCAACAGAGCGAGCAGTCATAGGGTGGAGCTTTATCAATTATTTCAAAGACTTGATTTTCATGTGATCTGTTTTGATTACCGAA GTTATGGAGATAGTGATAATGTTGACTTATCTGAAATGGGAGTTGTTCATGACAGCAAGTTTGTACTTGAATGGCtgattaaaattgtaaataattcaGCTCCAATTTTTGTCTGGGGTCATTCGCTTGGTACTGG AGTTTCATCTCACGTTCTTGCTATACTTGCGAGTAATGGAATAAACCCAGCAGGGCTATTTTTAGAATCTCCATTTAACAATCTTGCTGATGAAATAACAGAGCATCCATTTGCTCAG gtatTCAAACACTTACCATGGTTTCATTGGATCATTGTGCAGCCTCTTTATGACAATGAACTGAGGTTTGAATCTGACAAGCATATTGGGAAAATTCAATGTCCTGTTATGATTTTACATGCTGAAGATGATAATGTTGTTCCATTTTCATTAGGAGAAAAG CTTTTTATTGCTGCGAAAGCGTTACATGTAGATGATATGCAACGAATACAAATGACCAGAATAAACGCCTCGTATGGACTTGGACATAAATACATATGCCGGTACAAAGATTTACCGAGAATAATTGA AAATTTTGTAACACAATCTACAGCTGGAGAAAAGATATGA
- the LOC100120449 gene encoding lysophosphatidylserine lipase ABHD12 isoform X1, whose product MRASQLFLATMVPVIIADFWYNGVFLLWTMKVSICIYIFLFGLLPLVFRYSYQVQKKILFLNFVHWPVGVDITKPETVGMKGTRNFYLTTDENVKIGAWQILPQSLMNQTIPDNEEAYEALLKNASRPVFLYMHGNSGNRASSHRVELYQLFQRLDFHVICFDYRSYGDSDNVDLSEMGVVHDSKFVLEWLIKIVNNSAPIFVWGHSLGTGVSSHVLAILASNGINPAGLFLESPFNNLADEITEHPFAQVFKHLPWFHWIIVQPLYDNELRFESDKHIGKIQCPVMILHAEDDNVVPFSLGEKLFIAAKALHVDDMQRIQMTRINASYGLGHKYICRYKDLPRIIENFVTQSTAGEKI is encoded by the exons ATTTCTGCTATGGACCATGAAAGTATCAATCTGCATTTACATTTTCCTATTTGGATTACTCCCTCTTGTTTTTCGATACTCATATCAAGTACAAAAAAAGATACTTTTTCTGAATTTTG TACACTGGCCTGTAGGAGTTGATATTACAAAGCCTGAAACTGTGGGAATGAAAGGAACAAGAAATTTTTATCTTACTActgatgaaaatgttaaaattgGTGCTTG GCAAATATTGCCACAGTCTTTGATGAACCAGACCATTCCAGACAATGAAGAAGCTTACGAAGCATTATTGAAAAATGCCAGCAGGCCAGTATTTTTGTATATGCATGGGAATAGTGGCAACAGAGCGAGCAGTCATAGGGTGGAGCTTTATCAATTATTTCAAAGACTTGATTTTCATGTGATCTGTTTTGATTACCGAA GTTATGGAGATAGTGATAATGTTGACTTATCTGAAATGGGAGTTGTTCATGACAGCAAGTTTGTACTTGAATGGCtgattaaaattgtaaataattcaGCTCCAATTTTTGTCTGGGGTCATTCGCTTGGTACTGG AGTTTCATCTCACGTTCTTGCTATACTTGCGAGTAATGGAATAAACCCAGCAGGGCTATTTTTAGAATCTCCATTTAACAATCTTGCTGATGAAATAACAGAGCATCCATTTGCTCAG gtatTCAAACACTTACCATGGTTTCATTGGATCATTGTGCAGCCTCTTTATGACAATGAACTGAGGTTTGAATCTGACAAGCATATTGGGAAAATTCAATGTCCTGTTATGATTTTACATGCTGAAGATGATAATGTTGTTCCATTTTCATTAGGAGAAAAG CTTTTTATTGCTGCGAAAGCGTTACATGTAGATGATATGCAACGAATACAAATGACCAGAATAAACGCCTCGTATGGACTTGGACATAAATACATATGCCGGTACAAAGATTTACCGAGAATAATTGA AAATTTTGTAACACAATCTACAGCTGGAGAAAAGATATGA
- the LOC100120449 gene encoding lysophosphatidylserine lipase ABHD12 isoform X5: protein MKFSRFLLWTMKVSICIYIFLFGLLPLVFRYSYQVQKKILFLNFVHWPVGVDITKPETVGMKGTRNFYLTTDENVKIGAWQILPQSLMNQTIPDNEEAYEALLKNASRPVFLYMHGNSGNRASSHRVELYQLFQRLDFHVICFDYRSYGDSDNVDLSEMGVVHDSKFVLEWLIKIVNNSAPIFVWGHSLGTGVSSHVLAILASNGINPAGLFLESPFNNLADEITEHPFAQVFKHLPWFHWIIVQPLYDNELRFESDKHIGKIQCPVMILHAEDDNVVPFSLGEKLFIAAKALHVDDMQRIQMTRINASYGLGHKYICRYKDLPRIIENFVTQSTAGEKI, encoded by the exons ATTTCTGCTATGGACCATGAAAGTATCAATCTGCATTTACATTTTCCTATTTGGATTACTCCCTCTTGTTTTTCGATACTCATATCAAGTACAAAAAAAGATACTTTTTCTGAATTTTG TACACTGGCCTGTAGGAGTTGATATTACAAAGCCTGAAACTGTGGGAATGAAAGGAACAAGAAATTTTTATCTTACTActgatgaaaatgttaaaattgGTGCTTG GCAAATATTGCCACAGTCTTTGATGAACCAGACCATTCCAGACAATGAAGAAGCTTACGAAGCATTATTGAAAAATGCCAGCAGGCCAGTATTTTTGTATATGCATGGGAATAGTGGCAACAGAGCGAGCAGTCATAGGGTGGAGCTTTATCAATTATTTCAAAGACTTGATTTTCATGTGATCTGTTTTGATTACCGAA GTTATGGAGATAGTGATAATGTTGACTTATCTGAAATGGGAGTTGTTCATGACAGCAAGTTTGTACTTGAATGGCtgattaaaattgtaaataattcaGCTCCAATTTTTGTCTGGGGTCATTCGCTTGGTACTGG AGTTTCATCTCACGTTCTTGCTATACTTGCGAGTAATGGAATAAACCCAGCAGGGCTATTTTTAGAATCTCCATTTAACAATCTTGCTGATGAAATAACAGAGCATCCATTTGCTCAG gtatTCAAACACTTACCATGGTTTCATTGGATCATTGTGCAGCCTCTTTATGACAATGAACTGAGGTTTGAATCTGACAAGCATATTGGGAAAATTCAATGTCCTGTTATGATTTTACATGCTGAAGATGATAATGTTGTTCCATTTTCATTAGGAGAAAAG CTTTTTATTGCTGCGAAAGCGTTACATGTAGATGATATGCAACGAATACAAATGACCAGAATAAACGCCTCGTATGGACTTGGACATAAATACATATGCCGGTACAAAGATTTACCGAGAATAATTGA AAATTTTGTAACACAATCTACAGCTGGAGAAAAGATATGA
- the LOC100120449 gene encoding lysophosphatidylserine lipase ABHD12 isoform X2, with amino-acid sequence MCSTEKYSQGIPVIYAKITLSIFLLWTMKVSICIYIFLFGLLPLVFRYSYQVQKKILFLNFVHWPVGVDITKPETVGMKGTRNFYLTTDENVKIGAWQILPQSLMNQTIPDNEEAYEALLKNASRPVFLYMHGNSGNRASSHRVELYQLFQRLDFHVICFDYRSYGDSDNVDLSEMGVVHDSKFVLEWLIKIVNNSAPIFVWGHSLGTGVSSHVLAILASNGINPAGLFLESPFNNLADEITEHPFAQVFKHLPWFHWIIVQPLYDNELRFESDKHIGKIQCPVMILHAEDDNVVPFSLGEKLFIAAKALHVDDMQRIQMTRINASYGLGHKYICRYKDLPRIIENFVTQSTAGEKI; translated from the exons atgtGTTCTACAGAGAAATACTCGCAAGGAATCCCTGTTATTTATGCAAAGATAACCCTGTCtat ATTTCTGCTATGGACCATGAAAGTATCAATCTGCATTTACATTTTCCTATTTGGATTACTCCCTCTTGTTTTTCGATACTCATATCAAGTACAAAAAAAGATACTTTTTCTGAATTTTG TACACTGGCCTGTAGGAGTTGATATTACAAAGCCTGAAACTGTGGGAATGAAAGGAACAAGAAATTTTTATCTTACTActgatgaaaatgttaaaattgGTGCTTG GCAAATATTGCCACAGTCTTTGATGAACCAGACCATTCCAGACAATGAAGAAGCTTACGAAGCATTATTGAAAAATGCCAGCAGGCCAGTATTTTTGTATATGCATGGGAATAGTGGCAACAGAGCGAGCAGTCATAGGGTGGAGCTTTATCAATTATTTCAAAGACTTGATTTTCATGTGATCTGTTTTGATTACCGAA GTTATGGAGATAGTGATAATGTTGACTTATCTGAAATGGGAGTTGTTCATGACAGCAAGTTTGTACTTGAATGGCtgattaaaattgtaaataattcaGCTCCAATTTTTGTCTGGGGTCATTCGCTTGGTACTGG AGTTTCATCTCACGTTCTTGCTATACTTGCGAGTAATGGAATAAACCCAGCAGGGCTATTTTTAGAATCTCCATTTAACAATCTTGCTGATGAAATAACAGAGCATCCATTTGCTCAG gtatTCAAACACTTACCATGGTTTCATTGGATCATTGTGCAGCCTCTTTATGACAATGAACTGAGGTTTGAATCTGACAAGCATATTGGGAAAATTCAATGTCCTGTTATGATTTTACATGCTGAAGATGATAATGTTGTTCCATTTTCATTAGGAGAAAAG CTTTTTATTGCTGCGAAAGCGTTACATGTAGATGATATGCAACGAATACAAATGACCAGAATAAACGCCTCGTATGGACTTGGACATAAATACATATGCCGGTACAAAGATTTACCGAGAATAATTGA AAATTTTGTAACACAATCTACAGCTGGAGAAAAGATATGA